In the Raineyella fluvialis genome, AGATCTTCTGCGAGGCGTGCGGCATGAAGGGGGTGAACATCGTGTTGCAGTCGGCGACCACCTGCAGCACCGTCCACAGCACGGTGTCGCGCCGGGAGGGATCGTCCTTCAGCTTCCACGGCTCGGTCTCCGAGAGGTACTGGTTCGCCAGGCCGACGATCCGCATCACCTCGCCGATGCCGTGCTTGAAGTGGCTGTGGGACAGCGCCTCGCCGACGATGTCGAAGGCCGCCCGGGAGGCCTCGAGCAGCGTACGGTCCACCTCCTGCAGGTCGCCCGGCTGCGGGATGGCGCCGACGTTCTTCCAGGCCATCGAGACGGCGCGGTTGACCAGGTTGCCCCACTGGGCGGCGAGTTCGGTGTTGTTCCGGCGGACGAACTCCTCCCAGGTGAAGTCGGTGTCCTGGTTCTCCGGGCCGGCGACCGCGATGAAGTAGCGCAGGGCGTCCGGGCCGAACTCCCGCAGGAAGTCACCCACGTAGATCACATGGCCGCGGGAGGAGGAGAACTTCGAGCCGCTCATCGTCAGGTATTCCGACGACACGACCTCCGTGGGCAGGTCGAGCAGACCGAACGTGCCCAGCTCACCGCCGTGGTCACCCTGGCCGTTGTGGCCGAGCAGGATGCCGGGCCAGATGACCGAGTGGAAGACGATGTTGTCCTTGCCCATGAAGTAGGAGGCCGTCGTCTCCGGATCCAGCCACCACGCCTTCCACGCCTCGGGGTCCCCGCTCCGGAAAGCCCACTCGATGCTCGCCGAGAGGTAGCCGATCACCGCGTCGAACCACACGTAGAGCCGCTTCATCGGCTCGTCCCGCCACCCCTCCAGCGGCACGGGGACACCCCAGTCGAGGTCGCGGGTGATGGCCCGGGGCTTGAGGTCGTCGATCAGGTGCTGGGAGAACTTGATCACGTTCGGACGCCAGTCCTCGCGGGT is a window encoding:
- the metG gene encoding methionine--tRNA ligase, encoding MTSSRVLTAVAWPYANGPRHIGHVSGFGVPSDVYSRYMRMSGHQVLMVSGTDEHGTPISVQAEKEGVAVRELADKYNRVIVEDLQGLGLSYDLFTRTTTKNHYRVTQDIFLSLHRNGYVVARPTRGAISPSTGRTLPDRYIEGTCPICGYTSARGDQCDNCGNQLDPIELKDPRSRINGETPQFVETEHFFLDLPALAESLTEWLKTREDWRPNVIKFSQHLIDDLKPRAITRDLDWGVPVPLEGWRDEPMKRLYVWFDAVIGYLSASIEWAFRSGDPEAWKAWWLDPETTASYFMGKDNIVFHSVIWPGILLGHNGQGDHGGELGTFGLLDLPTEVVSSEYLTMSGSKFSSSRGHVIYVGDFLREFGPDALRYFIAVAGPENQDTDFTWEEFVRRNNTELAAQWGNLVNRAVSMAWKNVGAIPQPGDLQEVDRTLLEASRAAFDIVGEALSHSHFKHGIGEVMRIVGLANQYLSETEPWKLKDDPSRRDTVLWTVLQVVADCNTMFTPFMPHASQKIYEMLGGEGVWAALPEIRTVSEEGGPDYSVLMGDYASAAAVWKSLPITPGTPLAKPEPLFAKLDDALGETGPEWAPIVAD